Proteins found in one Lysinibacillus fusiformis genomic segment:
- the yfkAB gene encoding radical SAM/CxCxxxxC motif protein YfkAB encodes MFTVQKTHDEWESYHDIDRYGKLTLSNIEFTTTHLCNMRCSHCAVGYTLLTKELPAIPTEEIIRKLDEVETLRTMSFTGGEPLMTKKGIKDNLLPLLKYAKGRGIKTQINSNLTLPMSHYELIAPYLDVMHISHNWCDEKEFVETGFAMMDKQPSIEYRGNLYRNIFDNARELSKGGMFVSAETMLNRNTVPHMEKIHNEVANEMLCKRHEIHPMYASDFAENLEVISLDEYRKVVNEILDYRNKDIWVLFGTLPFYPCSQDERDLALIKRINSEHNITIRNDVDGRSRMNLNIFTGDISVTDFSDDGSAFGNIKNESLPQIYERWLDSNISKSINCHCPAVKCLGANVIVKNMYYPDKTFISGSVK; translated from the coding sequence ATGTTTACAGTACAGAAAACGCATGATGAATGGGAAAGTTACCATGACATTGATAGGTATGGGAAATTAACTTTATCAAATATTGAATTTACTACAACGCATTTATGTAATATGAGATGTTCACATTGTGCAGTGGGCTACACATTATTAACGAAAGAATTACCAGCAATACCTACAGAAGAAATTATTCGCAAGTTAGATGAGGTCGAAACTTTACGTACAATGAGTTTTACAGGTGGAGAACCTTTAATGACTAAAAAGGGTATAAAGGATAATTTGTTACCACTTTTGAAATATGCTAAGGGTAGGGGAATTAAGACGCAAATTAATTCGAACTTAACTTTACCTATGTCTCATTACGAATTAATTGCTCCTTATCTAGATGTGATGCACATATCGCATAACTGGTGTGATGAAAAAGAATTTGTTGAAACAGGCTTCGCTATGATGGACAAGCAACCGTCAATTGAATATAGAGGCAATTTATATCGCAATATTTTCGACAATGCTAGAGAGCTTTCCAAAGGTGGCATGTTTGTATCTGCTGAAACAATGTTAAATCGTAACACTGTCCCACATATGGAGAAAATTCATAATGAAGTGGCTAACGAAATGTTATGTAAGCGACACGAAATTCATCCTATGTATGCCAGTGACTTCGCTGAAAATTTAGAAGTTATCAGTTTGGATGAATACAGAAAAGTTGTGAATGAAATTCTTGATTATAGAAATAAAGACATATGGGTATTATTTGGTACATTGCCATTTTACCCTTGTAGTCAAGATGAGCGAGATTTAGCGTTAATCAAGCGAATCAATAGTGAACATAATATAACAATCAGAAATGATGTTGATGGACGATCAAGAATGAATTTAAATATTTTCACAGGGGATATATCGGTTACAGATTTTTCGGATGATGGTTCGGCTTTCGGAAATATTAAAAATGAATCATTACCTCAAATTTACGAGCGATGGTTAGATTCAAATATTTCTAAATCCATTAATTGTCACTGTCCAGCAGTAAAATGTTTAGGTGCAAATGTAATTGTAAAGAATATGTATTATCCTGATAAAACATTTATTAGTGGTTCAGTTAAATAA
- a CDS encoding YjjG family noncanonical pyrimidine nucleotidase — translation MTKYEILLFDVDDTLLDFDLAENAALDRMFKEEKIATTPEMIARYKEINESMWRAFERGEVTKNTLHNTRFAVALKEFGMEVDGVYFESLFQKYLQEAHHYVEGAYEVIAQLANHYHLYVVSNGVTLTQNKRLVDADLAQYFKGIFISEQTGYQKPMPAFFDYVFERIEHFDKAKTLIVGDSLTSDIKGGLLSGIDTCWFNIRNIENTSGIEPHYEIKKLHELHELLHTKIALY, via the coding sequence ATGACGAAATATGAGATATTATTGTTTGACGTAGATGATACATTGCTAGATTTTGATTTAGCTGAAAATGCAGCACTTGACCGCATGTTTAAAGAGGAAAAGATAGCAACTACACCCGAGATGATTGCGCGCTACAAAGAAATTAATGAATCGATGTGGCGAGCATTTGAGCGTGGGGAAGTGACAAAAAATACACTACATAATACAAGATTTGCGGTTGCTTTAAAAGAATTTGGGATGGAGGTCGATGGCGTCTATTTTGAATCTTTATTCCAAAAATACTTACAGGAAGCACATCATTATGTAGAGGGGGCTTATGAAGTTATCGCTCAACTAGCTAATCACTATCATTTGTATGTCGTATCAAATGGCGTAACGCTGACACAGAATAAACGACTAGTGGATGCTGATTTAGCGCAATATTTTAAAGGCATCTTTATCTCCGAGCAAACGGGCTATCAAAAACCAATGCCTGCCTTTTTTGATTATGTATTTGAACGCATTGAGCATTTTGATAAAGCGAAAACGCTTATTGTCGGCGATTCTTTGACATCAGACATAAAAGGCGGATTGCTGTCAGGTATCGATACATGCTGGTTTAACATCCGCAATATTGAAAATACGAGTGGTATTGAACCGCATTATGAAATTAAAAAATTACATGAACTACATGAGCTATTGCATACTAAAATAGCACTCTATTAA
- the nikA gene encoding nickel ABC transporter substrate-binding protein — protein sequence MKKIMSILVLFIVSVLVACGQSDDKTKKEKAKGEQEHVLTMSWPKDIGEVNPHLYAPNEMFAQAMLYDPLVRYGNDGQIEPGLATAWEMSEDGKRYLFTLRDNVLYSDGSKLTADNVKRNIEAVVENIAPHSWLEVVAVIDRIEVLDELKLQIHLKEPYYPFLQELTLIRPLRMLGDSGFPASGSTKDGIEKAVGTGPWILTAYQQDNFAEFTRNEHYWGEKPKLEKVIVKIIPDSQARMMALEKGDIDLIFGSGQLAPEELRALEKNPQYQTMISEPSSTRILSFNSVYGVTQDKDIRLALQYAFDRQTIIEHVLNGIEQKAKSLFAPGFPYSDIQFDSYSYDLEKAQQLLDKAGWHFEKGAPFRSKNGQALTITIPYNSNDQVHKSIFEYLQSAWRELGVEVKLIGEEDQLFRTRSKTGEFNVIMNDTWGAPYDPHMYLRMMTGEKQIGYYALKGIAQAEPLAANIAKVIRSTDESERRSLYEAILQMIHEEAIFMPLSYRTNYLVANQRLANLSFSMQQFEVPLNQYEVK from the coding sequence TTGAAAAAAATAATGAGTATACTAGTCCTATTCATTGTAAGTGTGCTTGTGGCGTGCGGACAATCTGATGACAAGACGAAAAAAGAAAAGGCAAAAGGTGAACAAGAGCATGTTTTAACAATGTCTTGGCCAAAGGATATTGGAGAAGTGAATCCACATCTGTATGCTCCAAATGAAATGTTTGCCCAGGCAATGTTATATGATCCGCTTGTACGCTATGGAAATGACGGACAAATAGAGCCAGGATTAGCAACAGCATGGGAAATGTCCGAAGATGGTAAGCGCTACCTATTTACATTACGAGATAATGTGTTGTATTCAGACGGTTCTAAGCTTACAGCAGACAATGTTAAACGTAATATCGAAGCCGTAGTGGAGAATATTGCACCGCATAGTTGGCTAGAAGTGGTGGCAGTCATTGATCGGATAGAAGTTTTAGATGAGCTGAAATTACAGATTCATTTAAAAGAGCCTTACTATCCATTTTTACAGGAGTTAACGTTGATTCGTCCATTACGTATGTTAGGGGATAGTGGCTTCCCAGCAAGCGGGTCAACCAAAGATGGCATTGAAAAAGCGGTTGGAACAGGTCCTTGGATTTTAACTGCTTACCAGCAAGACAATTTTGCTGAGTTTACACGCAATGAGCATTATTGGGGAGAGAAGCCTAAGTTAGAAAAAGTGATCGTCAAAATCATTCCTGATTCACAAGCACGGATGATGGCACTTGAAAAAGGGGATATTGATTTAATTTTCGGAAGTGGTCAATTAGCGCCTGAGGAACTCCGAGCTTTGGAAAAAAATCCACAATATCAAACGATGATTTCTGAACCTTCCTCTACTAGAATACTATCTTTCAACTCAGTCTATGGTGTGACCCAAGATAAAGATATCAGACTTGCGCTGCAGTATGCTTTTGATCGTCAAACAATTATTGAACATGTGTTAAATGGCATTGAGCAAAAGGCCAAATCATTATTTGCTCCAGGGTTTCCATATAGTGATATTCAATTTGATTCTTACAGCTATGATTTAGAAAAGGCGCAGCAACTATTGGATAAAGCAGGCTGGCACTTTGAAAAAGGGGCACCGTTCCGATCCAAAAACGGTCAAGCATTGACCATAACGATTCCGTATAACAGTAATGACCAAGTACACAAGTCTATTTTCGAATATTTACAGAGCGCATGGCGGGAATTGGGTGTAGAGGTCAAACTGATTGGAGAAGAAGATCAACTCTTCCGAACGCGAAGTAAAACAGGTGAGTTTAATGTCATTATGAATGATACATGGGGAGCACCCTATGATCCACATATGTATTTACGGATGATGACAGGGGAAAAGCAAATTGGCTATTATGCGTTAAAAGGCATAGCACAAGCAGAACCATTAGCAGCGAATATTGCGAAAGTGATTCGCTCAACGGATGAATCAGAGAGACGTAGCTTGTATGAAGCCATTTTACAAATGATTCATGAAGAGGCGATTTTCATGCCATTATCTTATCGGACAAATTATTTGGTGGCCAATCAACGTCTAGCCAATTTATCGTTTTCTATGCAGCAATTTGAAGTGCCACTCAATCAATATGAGGTGAAATAG